From a region of the Gordonia sp. PP30 genome:
- a CDS encoding nitrite/sulfite reductase, whose amino-acid sequence MTLTTPESTGDTPPEATRERPARTPRADRPARAAAAGDAPRKRARPVKKRAEGQWALGFREPLNPNEQSKKDDNPLNVRRRIIDTYQHVGFDGIDKADLRGRFRWMGLYTQRAEGYDGTFTGDDNIDILEAPYFMMRVRTDGGNLDLAQIRTLAGISRDFARGTADVSDRQNIQYHWIEIENVPEIWRRLDEVGLDTTEACGDCPRGMLGSPLAGLSVNEVIDGTPAIQEIKRRYIGDPRFSNLPRKFKTAISGQQDVVHEINDVSFVGVVHPEHGPGFDLWVGGGLSTNPMLAQRLGAWVPLDEVPDVWEGVISIFRDYGYRRLRSKARLKFLLKDWGPEKFREVLETEYLKRPLIDGPAPERPTQPIDHVGITAQTNGRFAVGFSAVSGRLSDTALFAIADAVERAGSDSIRLTPYQKLVVVNVPEDKIAGLEADLEAVGLTARPSRWRRNLIACTGLEYCKLSFTETRSRSQALVPEMEQRLAELNEQLDVPITINFNGCPNSCARVQVADIGLKGQLIDDGDGHPVEGFQVHLGGSLGFDSGFGRKLRQHKIYADDSIDYIERLVRNFIAGRTEGERFAEWAARADDAELQ is encoded by the coding sequence ATGACGCTCACCACCCCCGAGTCGACCGGCGACACCCCGCCCGAGGCGACCCGCGAGCGCCCGGCCCGGACCCCGCGGGCCGACCGGCCGGCCCGTGCCGCGGCCGCCGGAGACGCACCACGCAAGCGCGCCCGCCCGGTCAAGAAGCGCGCCGAGGGCCAGTGGGCGCTCGGCTTCCGCGAGCCGCTGAACCCGAACGAACAGTCCAAGAAGGACGACAACCCGCTCAACGTGCGGCGCCGCATCATCGACACCTATCAGCATGTCGGCTTCGACGGCATCGACAAGGCCGACCTGCGCGGCCGTTTCCGCTGGATGGGGCTGTACACCCAGCGCGCCGAAGGTTACGACGGCACGTTCACCGGGGACGACAACATCGACATCCTCGAGGCGCCGTACTTCATGATGCGCGTGCGCACCGACGGTGGGAACCTCGACCTCGCCCAGATCCGCACCCTCGCGGGCATCTCCCGCGACTTCGCGCGCGGCACCGCCGACGTCTCCGATCGCCAGAACATCCAGTACCACTGGATCGAGATCGAGAACGTCCCGGAGATCTGGCGCCGTCTCGACGAGGTCGGCCTGGACACCACCGAGGCCTGCGGCGACTGCCCGCGCGGCATGCTCGGCTCCCCGCTTGCCGGTCTGTCGGTGAACGAGGTGATCGACGGCACCCCGGCGATCCAGGAGATCAAGCGCCGCTACATCGGTGACCCGCGATTCTCCAACCTCCCGCGCAAGTTCAAGACGGCCATCTCCGGGCAGCAGGACGTGGTGCACGAGATCAACGACGTGTCGTTCGTCGGCGTCGTGCACCCCGAACACGGTCCGGGCTTCGACCTGTGGGTAGGCGGTGGCCTCTCGACCAACCCGATGCTGGCGCAGCGCCTCGGCGCGTGGGTGCCGCTCGACGAGGTGCCCGACGTCTGGGAGGGCGTCATCTCGATCTTCCGCGACTACGGCTACCGCCGGCTGCGTTCCAAGGCGCGCCTGAAGTTCCTGCTGAAGGACTGGGGGCCCGAGAAGTTCCGCGAGGTCCTCGAAACGGAGTACCTCAAGCGTCCGCTGATCGATGGTCCCGCTCCCGAGCGGCCGACGCAGCCGATCGACCACGTCGGTATCACCGCCCAGACCAACGGCCGCTTCGCGGTCGGCTTCTCGGCGGTCTCCGGACGGCTCTCCGATACGGCGCTGTTCGCCATCGCCGACGCCGTGGAGCGCGCCGGCTCGGACTCCATCCGGCTGACGCCGTACCAGAAGCTCGTGGTCGTGAACGTGCCCGAGGACAAGATCGCCGGGCTCGAAGCCGACCTGGAGGCCGTCGGGCTCACCGCGCGTCCGTCGCGCTGGCGCCGCAACCTGATCGCCTGCACCGGCCTGGAGTACTGCAAGCTCAGCTTCACCGAGACCCGCAGCCGCAGCCAGGCGCTGGTCCCGGAGATGGAGCAGCGTCTCGCCGAACTCAACGAGCAGCTCGACGTGCCGATCACGATCAACTTCAACGGCTGCCCCAACTCCTGCGCGCGCGTGCAGGTGGCCGACATCGGCCTCAAAGGCCAGTTGATCGACGACGGCGACGGCCATCCGGTCGAGGGTTTCCAGGTCCACCTGGGCGGCTCCCTCGGCTTCGACAGCGGGTTCGGCCGTAAGCTGCGCCAGCACAAGATCTACGCCGACGACTCGATCGACTACATCGAGCGTCTGGTCCGGAACTTCATCGCCGGCCGCACCGAGGGCGAGCGCTTCGCCGAATGGGCCGCTCGCGCCGACGACGCCGAGTTGCAGTGA
- the dnaJ gene encoding molecular chaperone DnaJ, translated as MARDYYGTLGVSRGATDTEIKRAYRRLARELHPDINPAEEERFKEVTTAYEVLSDPDKRRIVDAGGDPLSGPGGMGGGFGGDFGGLGDIFNTFFGGGGGFAGGRGPRGRVRPGEPALVGVTLDLEEIAAGAEREITVDTAVLCDVCDGAGTRGDSRPQTCPTCKGQGEIQSVQRSFLGNVVSVRECPECHGAGEVIPDPCLKCGGDGRVRSRRTLTVKIPSGVEDGMRVRLAGQGEVGPGGGPAGDLYVEIREEQDEVFVRDKDDLHCTLRVPMVDAALGSTLDVPTVLGGVATIDVAPGTQPGTVVTVKGKGLPHLNTGLRGNLHAHLEVVVPAKLDGTQSDLLRKLREASGEDVELVTASSKGGSGGLFSRLRNAFAGR; from the coding sequence GTGGCTCGTGATTACTACGGCACTCTGGGCGTGTCCCGGGGTGCCACCGACACCGAGATCAAGCGCGCCTACCGCCGGCTCGCTCGGGAACTGCACCCCGACATCAACCCGGCCGAGGAGGAGCGCTTCAAAGAGGTGACCACCGCGTACGAGGTGCTGTCCGATCCGGACAAGCGGCGCATCGTGGACGCGGGTGGCGACCCGCTGTCCGGCCCCGGCGGCATGGGCGGTGGTTTCGGCGGCGACTTCGGTGGCCTGGGGGACATCTTCAACACTTTTTTCGGCGGTGGCGGGGGCTTCGCCGGGGGGCGCGGGCCGCGTGGGCGCGTCCGCCCCGGTGAGCCCGCGCTGGTCGGTGTGACACTCGATCTCGAGGAGATCGCCGCCGGTGCCGAACGCGAGATCACCGTCGATACCGCCGTCCTCTGCGATGTGTGCGACGGTGCGGGCACGCGGGGCGATTCGCGGCCGCAGACCTGTCCCACGTGCAAGGGCCAGGGCGAGATCCAGTCGGTCCAGCGGTCGTTCCTCGGCAACGTGGTGTCGGTGCGCGAATGCCCCGAATGCCACGGCGCCGGTGAAGTGATCCCCGATCCGTGCCTCAAGTGCGGCGGCGACGGCCGCGTCCGCAGCCGCCGGACCCTGACGGTCAAGATCCCGTCCGGCGTCGAGGACGGCATGCGTGTCCGGCTCGCCGGGCAGGGTGAAGTGGGCCCCGGCGGCGGTCCGGCCGGTGACCTGTACGTCGAGATTCGCGAGGAACAGGACGAGGTCTTCGTCCGCGACAAGGACGACCTGCACTGCACGCTGCGGGTGCCGATGGTCGACGCCGCGCTCGGCTCGACGCTCGACGTCCCGACCGTGCTCGGCGGCGTCGCGACCATCGACGTCGCGCCGGGCACCCAGCCGGGCACCGTGGTGACGGTGAAGGGCAAGGGCCTGCCGCACCTCAACACCGGGCTGCGCGGCAACCTGCATGCGCACCTGGAGGTCGTGGTGCCCGCGAAGCTCGACGGCACCCAGTCCGACCTGCTGCGCAAGCTGCGCGAGGCGAGCGGCGAGGACGTCGAACTCGTGACCGCATCGTCCAAGGGCGGCAGCGGCGGGCTGTTCTCCCGGCTGCGCAACGCGTTCGCGGGCCGATGA
- a CDS encoding hemolysin family protein codes for MVRDIAFLGVAALLTVLAGAFAAIDSALSTVSAARVEDLVRGERGGARRLLRVIEQRSTYLGLTVLLRIGFETASTVLVAILATDALGLTWGIVVAVLAMTVVSFVAVGVGPRTVGRQHAYSIALVAAPVLTALGVLLRPVTRVLIVLGNAVTPGRGFRNGPFATEVEVREVVDLAQSQGVVDDDERRMIQSVFELDETNAREVMVPRPEMVWIEGDKSATQALSLAVRSGHSRIPVIGENPDDVLGVIYLKDIVERMLPQGTTATDLTAADLMREAWFVPDSKRLDDLLEDMQAQHNHMAMLVDEYGGIAGLVTIEDVLEEIVGEITDEYDTDEVAPIEELSEGVYRVSSRLPVEDLGELYDVELGDDEVETVGGLLAWKLGRVPLPGSRVKIKGLLLTAEGGPNRVGRQRITSVLVRKHEKRVKDPDKKAAKKTKRDKSAVVPEGEQQ; via the coding sequence ATGGTGCGCGACATCGCCTTTCTGGGTGTCGCGGCACTGCTGACCGTGCTGGCCGGCGCCTTCGCGGCGATCGACTCGGCGCTGTCGACGGTGTCCGCGGCGCGCGTGGAAGACCTGGTCCGCGGCGAGCGGGGCGGCGCCCGGCGGTTGCTGCGGGTGATCGAGCAGCGCTCCACCTATCTCGGGCTCACCGTCCTGCTGCGGATCGGCTTCGAGACGGCGTCGACCGTGCTGGTCGCCATCCTCGCCACCGATGCGCTCGGGCTGACCTGGGGCATCGTGGTGGCGGTGCTGGCGATGACGGTCGTGTCGTTCGTGGCGGTCGGCGTCGGCCCGCGGACCGTCGGCCGCCAGCACGCCTACTCGATCGCGCTCGTCGCCGCGCCGGTGCTCACCGCCCTCGGGGTGCTGCTGCGACCGGTGACGCGGGTGCTGATCGTGCTCGGCAACGCCGTCACCCCGGGCCGCGGATTCCGCAACGGCCCGTTCGCCACCGAGGTGGAGGTTCGGGAGGTGGTCGACCTCGCCCAGTCGCAGGGCGTCGTCGACGACGACGAGCGCCGCATGATCCAGTCGGTCTTCGAGCTCGACGAGACCAATGCCCGCGAGGTGATGGTGCCGCGGCCGGAGATGGTCTGGATCGAGGGCGACAAGTCGGCGACGCAGGCCCTGAGCCTCGCGGTCCGGTCCGGCCATTCGCGGATCCCGGTGATCGGGGAGAACCCGGACGACGTCCTGGGCGTGATCTATCTCAAGGACATCGTCGAGCGGATGCTGCCGCAGGGCACCACGGCGACCGATCTGACCGCCGCGGACCTGATGCGCGAAGCCTGGTTCGTGCCCGACTCGAAGCGTCTCGACGACCTGCTGGAAGACATGCAGGCCCAGCACAACCACATGGCGATGCTGGTCGACGAGTACGGCGGCATCGCCGGACTGGTCACCATCGAGGACGTGCTGGAGGAGATCGTCGGCGAGATCACCGACGAGTACGACACCGACGAGGTGGCCCCGATCGAAGAGCTGTCCGAGGGCGTCTACCGTGTCTCCTCGCGGCTGCCCGTCGAGGATCTCGGCGAGCTGTACGACGTCGAACTCGGCGACGACGAGGTGGAGACCGTCGGTGGTCTGCTCGCCTGGAAGCTCGGCCGCGTGCCGCTGCCGGGCTCCCGGGTGAAGATCAAGGGCCTGCTGCTGACCGCCGAGGGCGGGCCCAACCGGGTGGGCCGGCAGCGGATCACCTCGGTGCTGGTGCGCAAGCACGAGA
- the hrcA gene encoding heat-inducible transcriptional repressor HrcA: MSSTDDRRFEILRAIVTDFVATQEPIASKSLVDRHQLGVSSATVRNDMAVLEAEGLIAQPHTSSGRVPTDKGYRLFVDRIHEVKPLSSAERRGILTFLDTAVDLDDVLRRSVKLLAELTHQVAVIQYPVLSTARVRRLEVVALSPQRLLLVVITDTGRVEQRMVTLPDPLTEDEQSQLRSLFGAALDGKPLQEASAAVAALTESAPPKLQRPIVAIASILIETLVERNEDRLVLGGTSNLARSAGDFTPEIGGMDSVLEALEEQVVILKLLAHTRETDTVTVQIGEETRAENLRSTSVVSTGYGASGTVFGGVGVVGPTRMDYPGTIASVAAVARYVGEVLADR; the protein is encoded by the coding sequence GTGTCGAGCACCGACGACCGTCGTTTCGAGATCCTGCGCGCGATCGTGACCGATTTCGTCGCGACGCAAGAGCCGATTGCGTCCAAGTCGCTCGTCGACCGCCATCAGCTCGGGGTGTCGAGCGCGACCGTCCGCAACGACATGGCCGTCCTCGAGGCCGAGGGGCTGATCGCGCAGCCGCACACCAGTTCCGGCCGGGTGCCCACCGACAAGGGCTACCGGCTGTTCGTTGACCGGATCCACGAGGTCAAGCCGCTGTCCTCGGCGGAACGCCGCGGTATCCTGACGTTCCTGGACACCGCGGTCGATCTCGACGACGTGCTCCGCCGCTCGGTCAAGCTGCTCGCCGAGCTCACCCACCAGGTGGCCGTCATCCAGTACCCGGTGCTGTCGACGGCCCGCGTACGACGACTCGAAGTGGTGGCGCTGAGTCCGCAGCGCCTGCTGCTGGTGGTGATCACCGACACCGGGCGGGTGGAGCAGCGAATGGTGACGCTGCCCGATCCGCTGACCGAGGACGAGCAGTCGCAGCTGCGCAGCCTGTTCGGCGCCGCGCTCGACGGCAAACCCCTGCAGGAGGCGTCAGCGGCGGTCGCCGCGCTCACCGAGTCGGCGCCGCCGAAATTGCAGCGGCCGATCGTGGCGATCGCGTCGATCCTGATCGAGACGCTCGTCGAGCGGAACGAGGACCGGCTGGTGCTCGGCGGGACGTCGAACCTGGCGCGTAGCGCGGGCGACTTCACTCCGGAGATCGGTGGAATGGACTCGGTGCTGGAGGCGTTGGAAGAACAGGTCGTGATCTTGAAGCTTCTCGCGCACACGCGCGAGACCGACACGGTCACCGTGCAGATCGGCGAGGAGACGCGGGCGGAGAACCTGCGCAGTACCTCGGTGGTCTCGACCGGGTACGGTGCTTCAGGCACCGTTTTCGGTGGCGTCGGCGTCGTCGGACCGACCCGGATGGACTATCCGGGCACGATCGCCTCCGTCGCCGCCGTCGCCCGGTATGTCGGCGAAGTGCTCGCCGACCGATAG
- a CDS encoding PhoH family protein, which translates to MTDDDPAGRPARGERAGREATSNLEIPHELVAGLLGAADVNLRTLESQLPAAVHVRGNKMTLTGRPADLAASERVIAELVTLVRTGTPLTPDLIRESMSILSDTAAAESPAQVLSLDIIARRGKVIRAKTLNQKRYVDAIDANTIVFGLGPAGTGKTYLAMAKAVQALQRKEVSRIILTRPAVEAGERLGFLPGSLSEKIDPYLRPLYDALHDMMDPEAIPKLMEAGVIEVAPLAYMRGRTLNDAFIILDEAQNTTGEQMKMFLTRLGFGAKMVVTGDITQVDLPGGARSGLRIAARILDGIDDIHFAELTSADVVRHKLVADIVDAYGRAEEDGTLSGQASGNRAQRRAHTHGGRRR; encoded by the coding sequence GTGACTGACGACGACCCCGCCGGGCGCCCGGCGCGTGGCGAGCGGGCCGGCCGTGAGGCGACGTCGAACCTGGAGATCCCGCACGAGCTGGTGGCCGGACTGCTGGGGGCCGCCGACGTCAACCTCCGCACCCTGGAGTCGCAGCTACCGGCGGCGGTGCACGTCCGCGGCAACAAGATGACGCTGACCGGACGGCCCGCCGATCTCGCCGCCTCCGAGCGGGTGATCGCCGAACTGGTGACGCTGGTCCGCACCGGCACCCCGCTCACGCCGGACCTGATCCGCGAGTCGATGTCGATCCTGTCCGACACCGCGGCTGCGGAGAGCCCGGCGCAGGTGCTCAGCCTGGACATCATCGCCCGGCGCGGCAAGGTGATCCGCGCCAAGACCCTGAATCAGAAGCGCTACGTCGACGCGATCGACGCCAACACGATCGTCTTCGGGCTCGGCCCGGCCGGCACCGGCAAGACCTACCTCGCGATGGCCAAGGCCGTGCAGGCGCTGCAGCGCAAGGAGGTCAGCCGCATCATCCTGACCCGCCCGGCCGTCGAAGCCGGGGAGCGGCTCGGCTTCCTGCCCGGCTCGCTGAGTGAGAAGATCGACCCCTACCTGCGTCCCCTGTACGACGCCCTGCACGACATGATGGATCCCGAGGCCATCCCGAAGCTCATGGAGGCCGGCGTCATCGAGGTCGCCCCGCTCGCATATATGCGTGGCCGGACGTTGAACGATGCGTTCATCATCCTCGACGAGGCGCAGAACACCACCGGCGAGCAGATGAAGATGTTCCTCACCCGGCTCGGATTCGGGGCCAAGATGGTGGTGACCGGCGACATCACGCAGGTCGACCTGCCAGGTGGCGCGCGGAGCGGCCTGCGGATCGCCGCGCGCATCCTCGACGGCATCGACGACATCCATTTCGCCGAGCTGACCAGTGCCGATGTCGTCCGGCACAAGCTGGTCGCCGACATCGTCGACGCGTACGGCCGCGCCGAGGAGGACGGCACCCTGAGCGGTCAGGCATCCGGCAATCGCGCGCAGCGGCGCGCCCACACCCACGGAGGCCGGCGACGGTGA
- a CDS encoding type II toxin-antitoxin system VapB family antitoxin — MIFKGVQEGRPYPELTLPAREWAQIPPRQFRLDQLITVTTVLALDKLLSEDSTFYGDLFAHVVQYRGELYLEDGLHRAVRSALRNRTIIHARLLDLDELIATGRFDPNARMPAPVSGPFTGPQPIDLNATGQLPPVGAPLDPSAAATGLAPRPANPRRSARRGSGAHRAID, encoded by the coding sequence ATGATCTTCAAGGGTGTCCAGGAGGGCCGACCCTACCCGGAGCTGACCCTGCCTGCGCGGGAGTGGGCGCAGATCCCGCCGCGGCAGTTCCGGCTCGACCAGCTGATCACCGTGACCACCGTTCTCGCCCTCGACAAGCTGCTGTCGGAGGACTCCACCTTCTACGGCGATCTCTTCGCCCACGTCGTGCAGTATCGCGGCGAGCTGTACCTGGAGGACGGCCTGCACCGCGCCGTGCGTTCGGCGTTGCGCAACCGCACGATCATCCACGCGCGGCTCCTCGACCTGGATGAACTGATCGCCACCGGGCGGTTCGACCCGAACGCGCGCATGCCTGCGCCCGTCTCGGGACCGTTCACCGGACCGCAGCCGATCGACCTGAACGCGACCGGCCAGCTGCCGCCCGTCGGCGCGCCGCTCGACCCGTCGGCCGCGGCCACCGGCCTGGCCCCGCGCCCGGCCAACCCGCGACGCTCCGCGCGCCGCGGTTCCGGCGCCCACCGCGCCATCGACTGA
- a CDS encoding coproporphyrinogen-III oxidase family protein, translated as MSLRAPSIPLPAEATGRLRSVGARPFGLYLHVPFCATRCGYCDFNTYTAGELGSSTSPAAWAEAVRRELDAAARLLSPARPVETIFVGGGTPSLLGAAGLADLLGAIRNSFDLAPGAEVTTESNPESTSPEFFDGLRAAGYTRISLGMQSAAPHVLRILERRHTPGRALEAAREAAAAGFEHLNLDLIYGTPGETDDDLAASLDAVLSVPVDHVSAYALIVEDGTAFARKVRRGEVPMPDDDVLAARYEQIDARLSAAGLTWYEVSNWAAAAGSGGFSTRPSASASDRLKGRTQPSASASDRIEGRTQPSASASDRIERRTRPSAGTSGRIEGLTQPSVSASGRIEGRTQPSASASGRIEGRTRPSAGASELSSPAEPVRSAATSRVEAAPDPDSVCRHNEAYWRSDDWWGIGPGAHSHVNGVRWWNQKHPATYAASLESGSLPVGGFEILTDDDTHTEQVMLRLRMRSGLPAGELTVDEADRAERAVSDGLLARTGGAYVLTDRGRLLADGVIRDILVD; from the coding sequence ATGTCCCTGCGCGCGCCGTCGATTCCGTTGCCCGCCGAGGCGACGGGTCGTCTCAGGTCAGTGGGGGCGCGGCCGTTCGGGCTGTACCTGCACGTGCCGTTTTGCGCGACGCGGTGCGGCTACTGCGATTTCAACACCTACACCGCGGGTGAGCTCGGGTCGTCCACGTCGCCGGCCGCGTGGGCCGAGGCGGTCCGCCGCGAGCTCGACGCGGCGGCCCGGCTGCTGTCGCCGGCCCGTCCGGTGGAGACGATCTTCGTCGGCGGCGGCACGCCGTCGCTGCTCGGTGCGGCCGGGCTGGCCGACCTGCTCGGCGCCATCCGCAATTCGTTCGATCTCGCGCCGGGCGCCGAGGTGACCACCGAATCCAATCCGGAGTCCACGTCACCGGAGTTCTTCGACGGCCTGCGCGCCGCCGGCTACACGCGGATCTCGCTCGGCATGCAGTCCGCGGCGCCGCACGTGTTGCGGATCCTGGAACGCCGGCACACGCCGGGCCGCGCGCTCGAGGCGGCGCGGGAGGCGGCCGCCGCCGGTTTCGAGCATCTCAACCTCGACCTCATCTACGGCACGCCGGGCGAGACCGACGACGACCTCGCCGCTTCCCTGGACGCGGTCCTCTCGGTGCCCGTCGACCACGTGTCGGCGTACGCGCTGATCGTCGAGGACGGCACCGCCTTCGCCCGCAAGGTCCGCCGCGGCGAGGTCCCGATGCCCGACGACGACGTCCTCGCGGCGCGCTACGAGCAGATCGATGCACGGCTGTCGGCGGCCGGTCTGACCTGGTATGAGGTGTCGAACTGGGCGGCGGCCGCCGGGTCGGGGGGCTTTTCGACACGGCCCTCGGCTAGCGCCTCGGACCGGCTCAAAGGGCGGACACAGCCTTCGGCCAGCGCCTCGGACCGGATCGAAGGGCGGACACAGCCCTCGGCCAGCGCCTCGGACCGGATCGAAAGGCGGACACGGCCTTCGGCTGGCACGTCGGGCCGGATCGAGGGGCTGACACAGCCTTCGGTTAGCGCGTCGGGCCGGATCGAAGGGCGGACACAGCCCTCGGCCAGCGCCTCGGGCCGGATCGAAGGGCGGACACGGCCTTCGGCCGGCGCATCGGAGCTTTCGTCGCCGGCTGAGCCGGTGAGGAGCGCAGCGACGAGCCGTGTCGAAGCCGCCCCGGACCCCGACTCGGTCTGCCGGCACAACGAGGCCTATTGGCGCAGCGACGACTGGTGGGGGATCGGGCCGGGGGCGCACTCGCACGTCAACGGGGTGCGCTGGTGGAATCAGAAGCATCCGGCCACCTACGCGGCGTCCCTGGAATCGGGGTCGCTCCCGGTCGGCGGCTTCGAGATCCTCACCGACGACGACACGCACACCGAACAGGTGATGCTCCGGCTCCGGATGCGGTCCGGGCTGCCCGCCGGTGAGCTGACCGTAGACGAGGCCGACCGTGCGGAGCGGGCCGTCTCGGACGGTCTCCTGGCCCGTACCGGCGGCGCCTACGTGCTCACCGATCGTGGCCGGCTGCTGGCCGACGGGGTGATCCGGGACATCTTGGTCGATTGA
- a CDS encoding 16S rRNA (uracil(1498)-N(3))-methyltransferase: protein MTPPVFWVDDVPRAGESALVTGPEGRHAVTVTRLRAGEKVIVGDGRGTRAECTVTDVSGKDRLTVRAGRVEFVARPVPLVTVVQALPKAERSELAVDLMTEAGADAIVPWQAARSVARWSGAKAVKGVEKWRATAATAAKQARRAWIPEVHDLSTTIDVRAICARVHAAGGVVALLHEDGATPFRSIDFSAAPEVVLVIGPEGGLTDEEVADLAALGGRSVVLGPEVLRTAAAGAVALGALGAVTARWAR, encoded by the coding sequence ATGACACCGCCGGTCTTCTGGGTCGACGACGTCCCGCGCGCCGGAGAGAGCGCGCTGGTGACCGGCCCGGAGGGCCGACACGCGGTCACCGTCACGCGGCTCCGCGCGGGCGAGAAGGTGATCGTGGGCGACGGCCGCGGCACGCGCGCCGAGTGCACCGTGACCGACGTGTCCGGCAAGGACCGGCTGACCGTGCGCGCCGGCCGCGTCGAGTTCGTCGCCCGCCCGGTGCCGCTGGTCACCGTGGTGCAGGCGCTGCCGAAGGCGGAGCGCTCGGAACTGGCCGTCGACCTGATGACCGAGGCCGGCGCGGACGCGATCGTGCCGTGGCAGGCCGCGCGCTCGGTGGCCCGCTGGTCGGGAGCCAAAGCGGTCAAGGGCGTCGAGAAGTGGCGGGCCACCGCGGCGACCGCCGCCAAACAGGCACGACGCGCCTGGATCCCCGAGGTGCACGACCTCTCGACCACCATCGACGTCCGCGCGATCTGCGCGCGCGTGCACGCCGCGGGCGGTGTCGTCGCCCTGCTGCACGAGGACGGGGCGACGCCGTTCCGGTCCATCGATTTCTCGGCCGCGCCCGAGGTGGTGCTGGTGATCGGGCCCGAGGGCGGACTGACCGACGAGGAGGTCGCCGATCTCGCGGCGCTCGGCGGACGTTCGGTGGTGCTCGGTCCCGAGGTGCTGCGGACGGCCGCCGCCGGGGCGGTGGCGCTTGGCGCGCTCGGTGCGGTGACCGCCCGCTGGGCGCGGTGA
- the ybeY gene encoding rRNA maturation RNase YbeY — protein sequence MSIELFNESGVDAPEDQIIEVARFAMAAMDVHAAAELSIQLVDNDTMADLHMQWMDLPGPTDVMSFPMDELTPGGHPDAAEPGPAMLGDIVLCPEFAAEQAKTQRHSYEHELAVLTVHGVLHLLGFDHAEPAEEKEMFGLQNRIIADWYDAREVRAREDRQAAKDSRLMRDLGFDSGSGAGPGRA from the coding sequence GTGAGTATCGAACTGTTCAACGAGTCCGGGGTCGACGCCCCCGAGGACCAGATCATCGAGGTCGCGCGGTTCGCGATGGCCGCCATGGATGTGCACGCCGCGGCCGAACTGTCGATACAGCTGGTGGACAACGACACCATGGCCGACCTGCACATGCAGTGGATGGACCTGCCCGGCCCGACCGACGTGATGAGCTTCCCGATGGACGAGCTCACCCCCGGCGGCCACCCGGACGCCGCCGAACCCGGCCCGGCGATGCTCGGCGACATCGTGCTGTGCCCCGAGTTCGCCGCCGAGCAGGCCAAGACGCAGCGGCACAGCTACGAGCACGAGCTGGCCGTCCTCACCGTGCACGGCGTACTGCATCTCCTCGGCTTCGACCACGCCGAACCGGCCGAGGAGAAGGAGATGTTCGGGCTGCAGAACCGGATCATCGCCGACTGGTACGACGCCCGCGAGGTCCGGGCCCGGGAGGACCGCCAAGCGGCCAAGGACAGTCGCCTGATGCGCGACCTCGGCTTCGACTCCGGTTCCGGCGCGGGCCCCGGGAGGGCCTGA
- a CDS encoding alpha/beta hydrolase → MTVGVKRCKIAYGDHPSQFGHLYIPALAESEQRAPLVVVVHGGSWSTEFGLTIETAVARDLAIRGAVVWNVEYRRIEEGGGWPTTGRDVIAALQALDGPVAEALALAGARVDRTAVSVIGHSAGGQLATWSVARLGARTAKHRIALVVPQSGVLDLTLPGARDRASLVRFLGATYDEAPERYRDASPAHAPVTDATVAVVHTIDDESVPVELSRHYAELMTGRGQTVSLTEVPGDHAAFLDLRGLAHRATLRVLGL, encoded by the coding sequence GTGACGGTCGGCGTGAAGCGCTGCAAGATCGCCTACGGCGACCACCCTTCCCAGTTCGGGCACCTCTACATTCCCGCGCTGGCCGAGTCCGAACAGCGGGCGCCGCTGGTGGTCGTCGTGCACGGCGGGTCGTGGTCGACCGAGTTCGGGCTCACCATCGAGACCGCGGTGGCCCGGGATCTCGCGATACGCGGCGCCGTCGTCTGGAACGTCGAATACCGGCGCATCGAGGAAGGCGGTGGCTGGCCCACGACCGGCCGCGACGTGATCGCCGCCCTGCAAGCCCTGGACGGACCCGTCGCCGAGGCGCTGGCCCTCGCCGGAGCACGCGTCGACCGCACCGCGGTCTCAGTCATCGGGCATTCGGCCGGCGGACAACTCGCCACCTGGTCCGTCGCCCGGCTCGGCGCCCGGACCGCGAAGCACCGGATCGCGCTGGTCGTGCCGCAGTCCGGGGTCCTCGACCTCACCCTGCCCGGTGCCCGCGACCGCGCCTCGCTGGTCCGTTTCCTGGGGGCCACGTACGACGAAGCGCCCGAGCGCTACCGCGACGCCTCCCCGGCGCACGCCCCGGTCACCGATGCGACCGTTGCCGTCGTGCACACGATCGACGACGAGTCGGTGCCGGTGGAACTGAGTCGCCACTACGCCGAGCTGATGACCGGGCGCGGGCAGACCGTCTCGCTCACCGAGGTGCCGGGCGACCACGCGGCGTTCCTCGACCTGCGCGGCCTGGCGCATCGCGCCACCCTCCGGGTCCTCGGACTGTAG